A genomic segment from Phoenix dactylifera cultivar Barhee BC4 unplaced genomic scaffold, palm_55x_up_171113_PBpolish2nd_filt_p 000800F, whole genome shotgun sequence encodes:
- the LOC103721790 gene encoding transcription factor MYBC1-like, protein MREEEEPNWFARWEEQLPSPEELMPLSQTLITPDLALAFDIPSVLSSPNPNPSLHHHHPAPTLHPPPPAPSSQPPPDFDSPDHLTTASSGGGASGAGAGEEPARTLKRPRLVWTPQLHKRFVDAVAHLGIKNAVPKTIMQLMSVDGLTRENVASHLQKYRLYLKRMQGLSSSGGGAGGGAGGPISAADAATDQLFASGSVPHHFLGRGPGPEPFMPFVPVAALQHHQQITAAMQQQHQQQQQYYQQRHMGHFGSPTGGSEGYDHGFLARTVPQPGMHRMVGPVAVGMVPPPPPSAPSAASYVEDLESGSRRGGGERRMLTLFPTGED, encoded by the coding sequence atgagagaagaggaggagcctAACTGGTTCGCGCGGTGGGAGGAGCAGCTCCCAAGCCCGGAGGAGCTGATGCCGCTCTCCCAGACTCTCATCACCCCCGACCTCGCCCTCGCCTTCGACATCCCTAGCGTCCTCTCCAGCCCTAACCCTAATCCTTCCCTCCATCACCACCACCCCGCTCCGACCCTCCACCCGCCACCGCCCGCGCCGTCCTCCCAGCCGCCACCGGACTTCGACTCCCCCGACCACCTCACGACCGCCTCATCCGGTGGTGGGGCCTccggcgccggcgccggcgaGGAGCCCGCACGCACCCTGAAGCGGCCGCGGCTGGTGTGGACCCCGCAGCTCCACAAGCGGTTCGTGGACGCGGTGGCCCACCTGGGGATCAAGAACGCCGTCCCCAAGACCATAATGCAGCTGATGAGCGTCGACGGCCTCACCCGCGAGAACGTCGCCAGCCACCTCCAGAAGTATCGCCTCTACCTCAAGCGCATGCAGGGCCTCAGCTCCTCCGGCGGCGGCGCCGGCGGGGGAGCAGGCGGCCCCATCTCTGCCGCCGACGCTGCCACCGATCAGCTCTTTGCCAGCGGCTCCGTCCCCCACCACTTCCTCGGCCGCGGGCCTGGGCCGGAGCCTTTCATGCCTTTCGTGCCGGTCGCCGCGCTGCAGCACCACCAGCAGATCACGGCCGCCATGCAGCAGCAacatcagcagcagcagcagtactATCAACAGAGGCATATGGGCCATTTTGGTTCGCCAACCGGCGGCAGCGAGGGATATGATCATGGGTTTCTTGCACGGACCGTGCCGCAGCCGGGGATGCATCGGATGGTGGGGCCGGTGGCTGTGGGCATGGTGCCGCCTCCGCCGCCGTCCGCACCGTCAGCAGCCTCGTACGTGGAGGATTTGGAATCGGGCAGCAGAAGAGGAGGTGGCGAGAGGAGGATGTTAACGCTTTTTCCAACAGGCGAAGATTGA